A window of Borreliella garinii genomic DNA:
ATTTGATTTCTGGTAAAGTACAAGGTGTTGGTTTTAGGTTTTTTACAGAGCAAATAGCAAATAATATGAAACTAAAAGGGTTTGTAAAAAATCTAAACGATGGAAGGGTAGAAATTGTAGCTTTCTTTAACACTAACGAACAAATGAAAAAATTTGAAAAATTATTAAAAAATGGGAATAAGTACTCAAACATTGAAAATATTGAAAAAAAAACTTTAGATGAAAACTATCCTTTTCAATTTAATAGCTTTAAAATTTATTATTAGGATTTAATTCTCGTTTAATAAGTGCCTTAACTTTTTTGGTCCTTAGTTTAATATTGCTCATATCAGAATTGTTCTTCTTGGAGCAAGACACAGCAGATCTAAAAAAATGTTCAACTTTAAATTTCAAAAATTCTAAAGACTTCCTGTTTCTGCAAAAAATATTCAAATTGCCATCAGAAAATTTAATATCAAGACCACAATTACAATCTGTTTTTAAAAATCTACATGAAATAAAACTACCATTTGAACCATTCCTATTAAAAAGAATAAAATATTTTTTACCTCTTTTGGCATCTTTAAAATAAATTTTAAGCCAATCTCCTGCTGGCTTAACTGAAGCTAGCTTATCATAAAGATAAGAAATGTAAATCGTTCTATTGTCATTAGATTTTAAAATTTTTTTAAAGAAATAACGAAGACCTATTTTCATAT
This region includes:
- a CDS encoding acylphosphatase, translated to MYKQQYLISGKVQGVGFRFFTEQIANNMKLKGFVKNLNDGRVEIVAFFNTNEQMKKFEKLLKNGNKYSNIENIEKKTLDENYPFQFNSFKIYY